The proteins below are encoded in one region of Myxococcales bacterium:
- a CDS encoding NADH-quinone oxidoreductase subunit C, whose protein sequence is MSKSVVDRLKAEFAEKILSSHDEHGDDEVVVAPADWVTVATYLRDDPQCAMQHFIDITAVDYPEREPQLPRFDVLLLLRSLKSGFRIRIKTRISDGDQLSTLSSIWKGCNWGEREIYDMFGIVFEGHPDMRRILLYDEFEGFPLRKDYPIEAAQPLIPYREVDGIEKLAPFGKEEGQPWNRIDWLNRLKGGDKQVSPAIGVQQGQRSSLSSTAISKPKDATRGEA, encoded by the coding sequence ATGAGTAAAAGCGTTGTTGATCGACTCAAGGCAGAGTTTGCCGAAAAGATTTTATCAAGTCACGATGAGCACGGTGACGATGAAGTCGTTGTCGCACCTGCCGATTGGGTTACCGTAGCCACTTATTTGCGCGACGATCCTCAATGCGCCATGCAGCATTTTATCGATATCACTGCCGTGGACTACCCGGAGCGCGAGCCGCAACTGCCTCGTTTTGACGTGCTACTGCTGCTTCGTTCCCTCAAAAGTGGATTCCGCATTCGTATTAAGACACGGATCTCTGACGGCGATCAGCTGAGCACGCTTAGTTCGATATGGAAGGGCTGTAACTGGGGAGAGCGTGAAATCTACGACATGTTTGGCATTGTCTTTGAAGGACATCCCGATATGCGCCGTATCCTGCTCTACGACGAGTTTGAAGGCTTTCCGTTGCGCAAGGATTATCCCATCGAAGCCGCCCAGCCTTTGATTCCTTATCGTGAAGTCGATGGTATCGAAAAGCTTGCACCTTTCGGCAAAGAAGAGGGGCAGCCTTGGAACCGCATCGACTGGCTCAATCGTCTCAAGGGTGGTGATAAGCAAGTTTCTCCCGCCATTGGAGTGCAGCAAGGGCAACGCAGCTCGCTAAGCAGCACGGCGATCAGTAAACCTAAAGACGCAACACGAGGCGAAGCTTAA
- a CDS encoding helix-turn-helix domain-containing protein, protein MTDKANESNGERGRRGPRYIAVSGAKGGVGKTTFAANVALCLANLGRKVVLVDADRLGANAHTALGMQRPFSRESTPGALRAGSSVDNDLQILQTPYPNLWLAYSGVDEACMGLRSLRRFSRLKQQIEDLDAVHVVVDLGDGHDGQLIDLFFQSDFPLFLVTPDPAAIENIQRFVRASFFRKLSELEPVRGSRDAWRARLRTMYSIPSPVDLLQRLEAEGDPMVAVVREVLRNFSFYLMLNQARVRQDTELGEEIVIATRRRLGVNLKYLGYLGQDEAISMCLRKRRPLMIDSPGSKASRGIERVVRRVLLMPDRLSRLEEPALPVSFDSHYGILELGRGAAEEEIRRAYKRMKLVYGPEGLASYGLFLPEQREALLARLDEAHEVLLDPNRRRVYDRTLFPEVSLEEEKVATQVVPKAEALAAFPELGPETQFNGALLKAIREAHGVDLKYLSNRTKIGQNYLSAIEEDAFESLPERVYVRGYLAELAKIFHLDPKQVSRTYLRAFEQARPSSS, encoded by the coding sequence ATGACTGATAAGGCCAATGAATCGAACGGTGAGCGGGGCAGACGTGGTCCGCGCTATATTGCTGTCAGTGGTGCTAAAGGTGGCGTCGGAAAAACGACCTTCGCGGCCAACGTTGCGCTTTGTTTGGCCAACCTAGGTCGCAAAGTGGTGCTCGTTGACGCCGACCGTTTGGGTGCCAACGCGCATACCGCGCTTGGCATGCAAAGGCCCTTTAGTCGTGAAAGCACTCCGGGAGCACTTCGTGCAGGTTCGTCTGTCGATAACGATTTGCAAATCCTTCAAACGCCATATCCAAATCTTTGGCTAGCTTATTCTGGGGTGGACGAAGCTTGCATGGGACTACGGTCGCTTCGCCGCTTCAGTCGCCTGAAGCAGCAAATCGAAGACCTTGATGCGGTTCATGTGGTTGTGGACTTGGGCGATGGTCATGATGGCCAGCTGATTGATCTGTTTTTTCAGTCGGATTTTCCTTTGTTTTTGGTGACGCCCGATCCAGCGGCCATTGAAAACATTCAGCGCTTTGTGCGGGCGAGTTTCTTTCGAAAGCTATCCGAACTTGAGCCGGTGCGTGGCTCCAGAGATGCTTGGCGTGCACGACTTAGGACAATGTACTCGATTCCTTCGCCAGTGGACTTGTTACAGCGGCTGGAAGCTGAAGGCGATCCCATGGTGGCGGTCGTGAGGGAAGTTCTTCGGAATTTTAGCTTCTATCTAATGCTGAACCAAGCACGTGTACGGCAGGACACCGAGCTTGGCGAAGAAATTGTGATTGCGACACGCCGGCGCCTTGGGGTGAACCTCAAATACCTTGGATACCTCGGTCAAGATGAAGCAATCAGTATGTGTTTGCGTAAACGTCGCCCTCTTATGATCGACAGTCCTGGAAGCAAGGCTTCGCGGGGCATCGAACGTGTTGTAAGGCGGGTGCTGCTCATGCCAGATAGACTTTCTCGCTTGGAAGAGCCGGCTTTGCCTGTTTCTTTTGACAGCCACTATGGCATTTTGGAGCTCGGGCGCGGCGCGGCGGAAGAAGAAATTCGCAGAGCTTACAAACGCATGAAACTGGTTTACGGCCCTGAAGGCCTCGCGTCTTATGGTCTGTTCTTGCCGGAGCAACGCGAAGCACTCCTTGCGCGGCTTGATGAAGCGCACGAAGTGCTGTTGGACCCCAACCGTCGACGTGTTTATGATCGCACGCTTTTTCCTGAAGTGTCGCTGGAAGAAGAAAAGGTCGCGACGCAGGTCGTTCCCAAAGCCGAGGCCTTGGCGGCATTTCCTGAACTTGGTCCAGAAACGCAATTCAACGGTGCCTTGCTAAAAGCAATTCGCGAAGCGCATGGTGTGGATCTCAAGTATCTGAGCAATCGCACAAAGATTGGACAAAACTACCTTTCTGCCATCGAAGAGGATGCTTTTGAGTCGCTACCGGAACGTGTTTACGTGCGTGGCTATCTGGCGGAGCTTGCTAAGATATTCCATCTGGACCCAAAACAAGTTTCGCGTACCTATTTGAGAGCGTTTGAGCAAGCAAGGCCAAGTAGTTCATAA
- a CDS encoding NADH-quinone oxidoreductase subunit I: MAKLIYKPKRSISEQSYVPEIAKGLAFTMKRFFKNTFSSREKGDIDTIHYPEETRVYPERFRGVHRLTQRLDGSPRCVACLCCSTACPAQCIHIEAGEYEEGDPRHGYERFPKVFVIDELRCIFCGYCVEACPCDAIRMDTGMHVPASADRKHFMFNKETLLSIPSQDGSFETKNPRHEPGEADHPGIDREKH; this comes from the coding sequence ATGGCCAAGCTGATTTACAAGCCGAAGCGAAGCATATCGGAACAGAGCTACGTGCCTGAAATAGCCAAAGGCCTTGCTTTCACGATGAAACGCTTCTTTAAGAACACCTTTTCAAGTCGAGAAAAGGGCGACATCGACACCATTCACTATCCAGAAGAAACACGTGTTTATCCCGAACGCTTTCGTGGTGTGCATCGCCTCACTCAGCGTCTTGATGGATCCCCACGTTGTGTGGCGTGTCTTTGTTGCAGCACGGCATGCCCTGCGCAATGCATTCATATCGAGGCTGGTGAGTACGAAGAAGGTGACCCTCGCCATGGTTATGAACGCTTCCCTAAAGTCTTCGTGATTGATGAGCTGCGTTGCATCTTCTGTGGTTATTGTGTGGAGGCGTGCCCTTGTGATGCTATTCGCATGGATACGGGTATGCATGTTCCCGCTTCGGCCGACCGCAAGCATTTTATGTTCAACAAAGAAACCTTGCTTTCGATCCCCTCTCAGGACGGAAGTTTCGAAACCAAAAACCCACGGCATGAACCCGGCGAAGCAGACCATCCCGGCATCGACCGTGAAAAACACTGA
- a CDS encoding pyrroline-5-carboxylate reductase, with amino-acid sequence MLKSIAFIGAGNMAEALITGLLQAKLVDADRITAIDLREERLNELSAQYGLKTSPSLDRLSTNDVVVLSVKPQSFEGLLEALSGKINRESVIISIAAGITLSTIEAKLPQNKVIRAMPNTPALVGMGATAIAQGKLADDRDMESAKAIFSSVGLCLSVNEKDMDAVTALSGSGPAYAFRFIELLAEHGKDLGLAEDIANALAVQTVLGAATLVDETKQPPQALRQKVSSPGGTTVAGLAALEQAGFSKAIESCLNAAHARSKELSKG; translated from the coding sequence ATGCTTAAATCCATCGCTTTTATTGGCGCCGGCAACATGGCCGAAGCCCTGATTACAGGACTTTTACAAGCAAAGCTCGTTGATGCCGACCGAATTACCGCCATCGACCTTCGAGAAGAACGTCTAAACGAGCTAAGCGCACAGTACGGCCTTAAGACCAGCCCGTCTCTTGATAGGCTAAGCACGAACGATGTTGTCGTGTTGTCCGTGAAACCACAGAGCTTCGAGGGCCTGTTGGAAGCGCTTAGCGGTAAGATAAACCGAGAGTCCGTGATTATTTCCATTGCAGCCGGGATCACGCTCAGCACCATCGAAGCGAAGCTTCCTCAAAACAAAGTTATTCGCGCCATGCCAAACACGCCGGCTCTAGTCGGCATGGGCGCAACGGCTATTGCTCAAGGCAAGCTCGCCGATGACAGAGACATGGAAAGTGCCAAAGCTATCTTTTCGAGCGTCGGCCTTTGCCTGAGCGTCAACGAAAAAGACATGGATGCAGTGACCGCACTTAGCGGCTCTGGCCCCGCCTATGCCTTTCGCTTCATCGAACTGTTGGCAGAGCACGGTAAAGACTTGGGACTTGCCGAAGATATCGCAAATGCCCTTGCCGTACAAACCGTGCTTGGAGCGGCAACCTTAGTCGATGAGACGAAACAACCCCCTCAAGCGTTGCGACAAAAAGTAAGTAGTCCGGGAGGAACCACCGTCGCTGGCCTTGCTGCCCTCGAACAAGCTGGATTTTCAAAAGCCATCGAAAGCTGCCTAAACGCTGCCCATGCCCGCAGCAAGGAACTCTCCAAGGGATAA
- a CDS encoding aminopeptidase P N-terminal domain-containing protein — translation MDKPDQAEFKARREAFLSSIDKGVGLFPAAPVYMRNNDVPHEYRQDSDFVYLTGFTEPESLLLLSNVHDQHRSVLFLRQNDPEKERWDGPRLGPDAAVEHFEVDAAFPISELSNKLPEYLKGAESIHTRLGVHAEYDSKITSIFSDLRAKSWRGTSFPVAIVDSAKTLHPMRMKKSPAEIARMKKAATISAEAHQNAMRVARPGSFEYEVEAELLRSFRANGAERTAYGSIVGAGVNATILHYRGNNSRLQSGDLLLVDAGCEWDFYASDITRTFPVNGEFTVEQRELYDIVLAAQKAAIEKVRPGNSLDVHNAAVQVISEGLCRLGLCQGDPAEVIESGAYKTFYMHRTSHWLGLDVHDVGVYETEKGPIPLEPGFVLTVEPGLYVSADAKVAEKWRGIGIRIEDDVLVTPEACEVLSEDAPKEPNALEQILKSRR, via the coding sequence ATGGATAAGCCGGATCAGGCAGAATTTAAGGCACGACGCGAAGCGTTTCTTTCATCGATCGATAAAGGCGTTGGCCTATTCCCAGCGGCGCCAGTGTACATGCGCAACAATGACGTGCCGCATGAGTACCGCCAAGACAGCGATTTTGTTTATTTGACGGGTTTTACCGAGCCGGAGTCGCTTTTATTGCTTAGCAACGTTCACGATCAGCACCGATCGGTCCTGTTTTTACGACAGAACGATCCTGAAAAGGAGCGTTGGGATGGCCCACGGCTTGGACCTGATGCAGCGGTCGAACACTTTGAGGTTGATGCGGCTTTTCCAATTTCAGAGCTTTCAAACAAGCTTCCCGAATACCTGAAAGGCGCAGAAAGCATTCACACAAGGCTAGGTGTTCACGCTGAATACGATTCCAAAATAACGTCTATTTTCAGCGATTTGCGCGCGAAATCTTGGCGAGGAACCAGCTTCCCTGTGGCGATTGTTGATAGCGCAAAGACCTTGCATCCGATGCGTATGAAAAAAAGCCCTGCCGAAATCGCGCGTATGAAAAAAGCGGCTACCATTAGCGCCGAGGCCCATCAAAACGCCATGCGGGTAGCGCGACCGGGCAGCTTTGAATACGAAGTCGAAGCTGAGCTTTTGCGAAGTTTTCGGGCCAATGGCGCCGAGCGCACGGCCTACGGCAGCATCGTTGGAGCGGGCGTAAACGCAACCATCTTGCACTACCGCGGCAATAACAGCCGCCTTCAATCCGGTGATTTACTCTTGGTTGACGCGGGGTGTGAATGGGACTTTTACGCCTCCGACATCACGCGAACCTTTCCCGTTAATGGGGAGTTTACCGTCGAGCAACGCGAACTTTACGACATCGTGCTTGCTGCGCAAAAAGCTGCCATCGAAAAAGTGCGACCGGGCAATTCGCTTGATGTCCACAATGCCGCGGTTCAGGTGATTTCTGAAGGCCTGTGTAGGCTCGGCTTGTGCCAAGGCGATCCTGCCGAAGTCATCGAAAGTGGCGCATATAAAACTTTTTACATGCATCGCACTTCCCACTGGCTCGGCCTTGATGTCCATGACGTTGGCGTCTATGAGACGGAAAAAGGACCGATCCCCTTAGAGCCGGGTTTTGTTTTAACCGTCGAGCCGGGTCTTTACGTCTCAGCAGACGCAAAGGTAGCGGAAAAATGGCGTGGCATCGGCATTCGGATCGAAGATGACGTGCTCGTTACGCCCGAAGCTTGCGAAGTCCTCAGCGAAGATGCTCCAAAAGAGCCCAATGCTCTAGAACAAATCCTAAAAAGCCGTCGCTAG
- a CDS encoding NADH-quinone oxidoreductase subunit D — MEPVVELDTDVALELPSEPMQLSMGPSHPAMHGTIRMELQLDGEIILDLDVQPGYLHRGFEKSCERGNWNQVFPYTDRLNYVSPMLNNVGFALAAEKLAGIEVPERGQYYRVILGELARITDHLTCNGASAMELGAFTPFLWCLKVREWIWDILERETGARMTHSFGRVGGMAKEPTETLKQDVRELLPEIERVLKETEYLLLKNRIFLDRTQGVGVLSKEDALSYGVTGPVLRSTGIDYDVRKAHPYMVYDRFDFEIPVGHDGDNYDRFMVRFEEVRQSCRILLQAIEQMPDDGPVSIDSPKLVLPPKDKVYSTIEATIAHFKIVMEGLKIPKGEAYGYTEAGNGELGFYLVSDGSGTPYRVRCRPPCFFNLAACADMLRGGMLADIVPSFGSINMIGGECDR; from the coding sequence ATGGAACCAGTAGTCGAACTTGATACCGATGTAGCGCTTGAGCTTCCAAGCGAGCCCATGCAGCTCAGCATGGGACCATCGCATCCTGCGATGCACGGTACCATTCGCATGGAGCTTCAGCTTGATGGTGAGATTATTTTGGACCTCGACGTCCAGCCGGGCTACCTGCATCGCGGTTTTGAAAAATCCTGCGAGCGCGGAAACTGGAACCAGGTTTTTCCATACACCGATAGGCTTAATTATGTCTCACCCATGCTCAACAACGTGGGTTTTGCCTTGGCTGCAGAAAAGCTGGCTGGCATCGAAGTGCCGGAGCGAGGCCAATACTATCGCGTTATCTTAGGTGAGCTTGCGCGTATCACTGACCACCTCACCTGCAACGGCGCTTCAGCAATGGAGCTTGGCGCTTTTACGCCTTTTCTGTGGTGCCTTAAAGTGCGCGAATGGATTTGGGACATCCTTGAGCGCGAGACCGGTGCACGCATGACCCATAGCTTTGGCCGCGTCGGTGGCATGGCCAAAGAGCCCACCGAAACGCTTAAGCAGGACGTGCGTGAGCTTCTGCCCGAGATTGAGCGGGTGCTAAAAGAAACCGAATATTTGCTACTCAAAAACCGTATTTTCCTGGATCGCACGCAAGGCGTCGGTGTGCTGAGCAAAGAAGATGCCCTTTCTTATGGCGTGACTGGTCCAGTGCTTCGCTCCACTGGCATCGACTACGATGTACGAAAAGCGCATCCATACATGGTCTATGACCGTTTTGATTTTGAGATTCCTGTGGGGCACGATGGCGATAACTACGACCGCTTCATGGTGCGCTTTGAGGAAGTTCGTCAGTCTTGTCGCATCCTGCTTCAAGCGATTGAGCAAATGCCGGATGATGGTCCAGTAAGCATCGACAGCCCCAAGCTCGTGCTTCCGCCAAAAGACAAAGTGTATAGCACCATCGAAGCGACCATTGCTCACTTTAAAATCGTCATGGAAGGCTTAAAAATCCCGAAAGGAGAGGCCTACGGCTACACCGAAGCTGGCAACGGTGAGCTTGGCTTTTATCTTGTCTCTGATGGCAGTGGCACGCCGTACCGTGTGCGTTGCAGGCCACCATGCTTTTTCAATCTCGCGGCCTGTGCCGATATGCTTCGCGGAGGGATGTTAGCAGACATCGTCCCGTCTTTTGGCTCCATCAACATGATTGGCGGAGAGTGTGACCGCTAA
- a CDS encoding YggS family pyridoxal phosphate-dependent enzyme, translated as MAIGTRIEQRLQTIQGRMDEACLRRKASWPKPKLLAVSKKQSSAAIREAYALGLREFGENYVQELQGKAEEFADLPELRFHLIGHLQRNKTKQALACSSVVQSVDSLGLLQRLAGQHEAATPLDIFIQVNLAGESQKSGCDPNELEALVDEAKKHKSIRLLGLMMVPPFGEAEKNRLLFRQLRRLADHYGLEDCSMGMSDDFEVAIEEGATLVRIGTALFGPRQHK; from the coding sequence ATGGCCATAGGCACCAGGATTGAGCAGCGGTTGCAAACGATACAAGGGCGAATGGATGAAGCCTGTTTAAGACGCAAGGCAAGCTGGCCTAAGCCGAAACTGTTGGCCGTTAGCAAAAAACAGTCGAGCGCGGCCATACGAGAAGCCTACGCTTTGGGCCTTCGCGAATTCGGAGAAAACTACGTTCAGGAGTTGCAAGGTAAAGCAGAAGAGTTTGCTGATTTGCCCGAGCTCCGTTTTCATCTCATCGGCCATTTGCAACGGAATAAGACGAAGCAAGCTCTTGCTTGCAGTTCAGTGGTGCAGAGCGTTGATTCGCTCGGCTTATTGCAGCGGCTTGCTGGACAACACGAAGCTGCCACGCCGCTGGATATCTTTATTCAAGTAAACCTAGCTGGCGAAAGTCAAAAGTCTGGGTGTGACCCAAACGAACTTGAAGCTTTGGTTGACGAGGCAAAAAAGCATAAGAGCATAAGACTTCTTGGTTTGATGATGGTACCGCCTTTCGGTGAGGCCGAGAAAAACCGCTTGCTCTTTCGTCAGCTGCGTCGTTTAGCCGATCACTATGGACTTGAAGATTGTTCGATGGGTATGAGTGATGATTTCGAAGTCGCCATCGAAGAAGGCGCGACCTTAGTGCGCATTGGAACCGCTTTGTTTGGCCCAAGGCAACACAAATAA
- the maf gene encoding septum formation protein Maf encodes MLLNTPLILASRSPRRSELLSLLGIEYRVVGSDDEPPPLASEKPNHYVLRAAKAKVQDVSTRVAQSGASVLGADTVVVLDGVILGKPSDDSNAEAMLESLQGRWHDVFTGVVLLHQGKWYEDCVQTKVRMVSMSSQTIRNYVASGEGRDKAGSYAAQGLGAGLIKGIQGSYSNVVGLPAAQSIALLLAAGVLEQWP; translated from the coding sequence ATGCTGTTGAACACACCGCTTATCCTTGCTTCGCGCTCGCCGAGGCGCTCAGAGTTGCTAAGTCTTCTTGGTATTGAGTACCGTGTGGTGGGCTCAGACGATGAACCTCCTCCACTTGCTAGTGAAAAACCCAATCACTATGTGCTGCGTGCTGCGAAGGCAAAAGTACAGGATGTTTCAACACGCGTAGCGCAGTCGGGCGCGAGTGTGCTTGGTGCTGACACGGTCGTGGTTTTAGACGGTGTGATTCTCGGTAAGCCCAGCGATGACAGCAACGCAGAAGCCATGCTGGAGTCACTGCAAGGTCGCTGGCATGATGTTTTTACTGGCGTCGTTTTACTGCACCAGGGCAAGTGGTATGAAGACTGCGTTCAGACCAAAGTTCGCATGGTCTCGATGAGTTCACAGACGATCAGGAACTACGTAGCAAGCGGGGAAGGGCGCGATAAAGCTGGCAGCTACGCTGCTCAAGGCCTCGGCGCGGGATTAATCAAAGGAATTCAGGGTTCGTATTCGAATGTCGTGGGCCTTCCCGCCGCTCAGAGCATTGCGCTATTGTTAGCCGCGGGAGTGTTGGAGCAATGGCCATAG
- the nuoB gene encoding NADH-quinone oxidoreductase subunit NuoB encodes MGSLSLQGGETGYALTRFDALLAWARKYSLFQYPFATACCGMEFMAAAGPRYDIARFGAEAPRFSPRQADLLWVVGTISQRQAPILKRIYDQMAEPKWVIAFGTCASCGGFYDNYTTVPGIDKIIPVDVYIPGCPPRPEAVLDALMLLQEKISQGGRTDKLVVPPARIPEHLNKLRLSKEGGAAPQQDQSKEKAKHE; translated from the coding sequence ATGGGAAGCTTAAGTCTTCAAGGTGGTGAGACGGGCTACGCACTGACACGTTTTGATGCCTTGCTCGCCTGGGCGCGCAAGTACTCCTTGTTTCAATATCCTTTTGCAACGGCATGTTGCGGGATGGAGTTTATGGCTGCGGCTGGACCGCGCTATGACATCGCGCGCTTTGGAGCAGAAGCCCCGCGTTTCAGCCCCAGACAGGCTGACCTGCTGTGGGTGGTAGGCACCATTAGTCAGCGACAAGCGCCTATTTTGAAACGCATCTACGATCAAATGGCCGAGCCTAAATGGGTGATTGCCTTTGGAACCTGCGCTTCATGCGGCGGTTTTTACGACAACTACACCACGGTACCCGGCATCGATAAGATCATTCCCGTCGATGTTTATATTCCTGGCTGTCCTCCACGGCCCGAAGCTGTGCTTGATGCCCTTATGCTGCTTCAAGAGAAGATCAGCCAAGGCGGGCGCACAGACAAACTCGTGGTTCCTCCGGCACGCATCCCTGAGCACCTCAACAAGTTACGTCTGAGCAAAGAAGGCGGCGCCGCACCTCAACAAGACCAAAGCAAAGAAAAGGCGAAGCATGAGTAA
- a CDS encoding (2Fe-2S)-binding protein — MPTFKLDGKDIPFEQGDTIIRAAARQGIDIPHYCWHPGLSVAANCRMCLVEIKAERPMNMPILKWDGDKKAFVPDTKPKLAPACQQAAAEGMEVLCESSEVAQKAQKSTHEFLLLNHPVDCPICDQAGECKLQDYWFEHQGELKRKLTEPVHKPKAVPFGPTIVYDAERCVMCTRCIRFCDEVAKDHVLDMRERGNQNEIVVSPGRELDNDYTLMTEHVCPVGALTSKDFRFKARVWFLRTASSVCSGCATGCNMHVDFDPRDNTIKRLRPRDNAEVNQYWMCDDGMLSYKDMQQARLLKAQIRKGETFEQLSMEQALEHAAQVLKEAMPEKLGVVLSATHPTEDNFVLATLASKNFAAASLYLAANPDWKGDSILRHTDHNPNRAGAAQCVSGELKSSSALLSDIEAGRIETLIVLGSSIEQQGDELAPLAKLKTLINLSTHPGAFAAYSTVMIPVATHTEMHGSFVNAKGMLQHFAPAVKPPQDVEPAWLALVSLAQKMGISLDYAKFQDLNEAFIEARSPQQLSQESNV, encoded by the coding sequence ATGCCCACCTTTAAACTCGACGGAAAAGACATCCCTTTTGAACAAGGGGATACCATTATTCGGGCCGCTGCACGCCAAGGCATCGACATCCCGCATTATTGTTGGCATCCAGGTCTTTCGGTCGCTGCCAACTGCCGTATGTGCTTGGTCGAAATTAAAGCCGAACGACCGATGAACATGCCCATCCTTAAATGGGATGGCGACAAAAAAGCTTTTGTGCCAGACACCAAACCCAAACTCGCGCCGGCCTGTCAGCAAGCTGCTGCTGAAGGCATGGAAGTGCTCTGCGAGAGCAGTGAGGTTGCGCAAAAAGCTCAAAAATCAACACACGAGTTTTTGTTGCTCAACCATCCGGTGGACTGCCCGATTTGCGATCAAGCTGGCGAATGCAAGTTGCAAGACTACTGGTTCGAGCATCAGGGCGAACTTAAGCGCAAGCTTACTGAACCTGTGCACAAACCCAAGGCTGTGCCTTTTGGCCCAACCATCGTCTATGATGCAGAGCGCTGCGTGATGTGCACGCGCTGCATTCGTTTTTGTGACGAGGTCGCCAAAGATCACGTGCTTGATATGCGTGAGCGAGGCAATCAAAACGAGATTGTTGTATCTCCTGGCCGTGAGCTCGACAACGACTACACCCTGATGACCGAGCACGTTTGTCCTGTGGGCGCGTTGACCAGTAAAGACTTTCGTTTCAAGGCGCGGGTGTGGTTTTTGCGTACCGCATCGAGCGTGTGTTCGGGTTGTGCGACAGGCTGCAATATGCATGTCGATTTTGATCCTCGAGACAACACCATCAAACGGCTTCGACCGAGGGACAATGCTGAGGTTAATCAATATTGGATGTGCGACGATGGCATGTTGAGTTACAAAGACATGCAACAGGCACGATTGCTCAAGGCTCAGATTCGCAAGGGCGAGACCTTTGAGCAGTTGAGCATGGAGCAAGCTCTTGAGCATGCTGCGCAAGTGCTCAAAGAAGCGATGCCTGAAAAGCTTGGCGTGGTACTGAGCGCGACTCATCCGACCGAAGACAACTTTGTGTTAGCCACCTTGGCGAGCAAAAACTTTGCGGCAGCCTCGCTTTATCTGGCTGCAAATCCGGACTGGAAGGGCGATTCGATTTTGCGTCACACCGACCACAACCCAAACCGCGCAGGAGCTGCGCAATGTGTTTCCGGTGAACTTAAGAGCAGCAGCGCGTTGCTAAGCGATATCGAGGCCGGTCGTATCGAAACGTTAATCGTGCTCGGCTCCAGCATTGAGCAGCAAGGGGACGAGCTTGCACCCCTTGCTAAACTCAAGACGTTGATCAATCTCAGCACGCATCCTGGTGCCTTTGCGGCTTATTCCACGGTCATGATTCCGGTCGCAACGCATACCGAAATGCACGGAAGCTTTGTCAACGCCAAGGGCATGTTGCAGCATTTTGCCCCTGCGGTGAAACCGCCTCAGGATGTTGAGCCCGCTTGGCTCGCGCTTGTCAGCCTTGCCCAGAAGATGGGCATCTCACTTGACTATGCAAAGTTTCAAGACTTGAACGAGGCCTTCATTGAAGCGCGCAGTCCACAACAACTAAGCCAGGAGAGTAACGTATGA